In the genome of Candidatus Desulfatibia profunda, one region contains:
- a CDS encoding response regulator translates to MSENQKERTASIKLLLIDDEKGFANVVAKRMFKRNIDVTQAYSGTEALQALRKADFDVAVLDLKMEDMNGIEVLKILKKMDPDLGVIMLTGHGSEEAAREGIECGACDYLTKPCDFEELVEKIKTIPKRTR, encoded by the coding sequence ATGTCAGAGAATCAGAAAGAACGGACAGCTTCAATAAAACTGCTCCTCATCGATGATGAGAAAGGTTTTGCCAACGTTGTTGCCAAGCGGATGTTCAAACGAAATATTGATGTAACCCAGGCATACAGCGGTACCGAGGCGTTGCAGGCCTTAAGAAAGGCAGACTTTGATGTGGCCGTCCTCGATCTGAAGATGGAAGACATGAATGGTATCGAAGTTCTCAAGATATTAAAGAAAATGGATCCGGATCTTGGCGTCATCATGTTGACCGGCCACGGCTCCGAAGAGGCGGCCAGAGAAGGTATCGAATGCGGAGCATGTGATTATCTGACGAAACCGTGTGATTTTGAAGAGCTCGTCGAAAAAATCAAAACGATCCCTAAAAGAACGAGGTGA
- a CDS encoding response regulator — protein sequence MFVENFNVLLVDDEAEFLETLVKRLTKRGLNIRTAKNGEEALTIIRAKGIDVAVLDVRMPGIDGVQTLREIKQLDPLMEVIMLTGHASIEVAIAGMELGAFDYLMKPADIDELFYKIQDAFKKRSIQQEKIKKLEGLIT from the coding sequence ATGTTCGTGGAAAATTTCAACGTCCTGCTGGTGGATGATGAAGCCGAGTTTTTGGAAACCCTGGTCAAGCGGTTGACCAAACGAGGACTGAATATCCGCACGGCCAAAAACGGAGAGGAAGCCCTGACAATCATCCGGGCAAAAGGGATTGATGTGGCCGTGTTGGATGTAAGGATGCCGGGTATCGACGGCGTACAGACATTAAGAGAGATTAAGCAACTGGACCCTTTGATGGAGGTGATTATGTTGACCGGCCACGCCAGTATAGAGGTGGCCATCGCAGGAATGGAACTGGGCGCTTTTGATTATCTCATGAAGCCTGCGGATATTGACGAGCTTTTCTACAAGATTCAGGACGCTTTCAAGAAAAGATCCATCCAGCAGGAAAAAATAAAAAAACTTGAGGGTCTCATCACTTGA
- a CDS encoding response regulator produces the protein MAKAKVLLVDDEVPFVETMTKRLTKRGLEILSAFSGEEALKRLKENDNIEVIILDVKMPGMDGIQALREIKNSHPLTEVVMLTGHATVETAILGMKLGAFDYLMKPCDMDLLMAKVTAAAMKKRQHEGKIVEARLKEITSRMA, from the coding sequence ATGGCAAAAGCAAAAGTGCTCCTGGTCGATGATGAAGTTCCCTTTGTGGAAACCATGACCAAGCGCTTAACCAAAAGAGGACTCGAAATCCTAAGCGCCTTTAGCGGGGAAGAGGCGCTTAAACGCCTCAAAGAAAATGACAATATCGAGGTCATTATTCTTGATGTCAAGATGCCGGGCATGGACGGCATCCAGGCCCTGCGAGAGATAAAAAACAGCCATCCCCTGACAGAGGTCGTTATGCTTACCGGCCACGCCACGGTGGAGACGGCCATTTTGGGGATGAAATTAGGCGCCTTTGATTACCTGATGAAGCCCTGCGATATGGATCTGCTGATGGCCAAAGTGACGGCAGCAGCCATGAAAAAGCGGCAACATGAAGGTAAAATCGTCGAAGCGCGCCTGAAGGAAATTACTTCCAGGATGGCTTAG